DNA from Tripterygium wilfordii isolate XIE 37 chromosome 15, ASM1340144v1, whole genome shotgun sequence:
ATATGGAATGACTCTTTTCGTTACGGGATTGTTGTCACTGGGTACAAGTGTTGTCGTAATGAGGAAATTTGATGTAGATGAAATGGTGAAAGCAATTGATAAGTATAGAATTACTCACTTCCCAACTGTTCCACCAGTCTTGATTGCATTGACAAAGAGAGTGAAAAGTGTTTGTGGAAATTTATGTAAGAGTTTGAAGCAGGTGTCCTCTGGGGCTGCCCCAATATCTGGGAAAGATATAGAGGAATTTGTTCAGACTCTTCCTCATGTTGATTTCATTCAGGTAATTGGTCCTTTCATCTGCTTATACTCTTCATCACTAATTTTTTATATTGGCTATTGAAAGCTAGTACCTTTTAAATAGGTTGCTTAGCATGTTATAATATTAAAATTGCTCTTCTGTTGTTTGATTAATAATTATTTCTGCAGGTTATACCATTCTATTTGATTTGTAGAGGCATTTTTATAAtggattgttttttcttttatagggTTATGGCCTGACTGAATCAACAGCAGTCGGGACTCGTGGCTTCAATACGGAAAAATGCCGAAAATATTCATCTATAGGACTTCTGGCTCCAAACATGCAAGCCAAAATAGTGGATTCTGTAACTGGAGCTTCCATGCCTCCAGGCAGTTGTGGTGAGCTTTGTCTATGGGGACCTGGAACCATGAAAGGTAATAGATTTCATTGCTTTTTCTTACAATTGATGGATCCGTTTACTATGTTGGAGACAGACAGAATTCATGATTATATCATCTTCATGACATTAAAAGTTATTTATCTTTCACCAACATGAGTATCTCGGTTAATTTCATCTCAATATCCACCTTGGGCATATCATAGGTCAGACCATAATAACCTTGTTATTTACCAGCACTCATATTATGGTAGGTATTACTTGTCATCTTAGTGAACATTAAGTACTGGTCTAATTGATGCTAGTTTTATTCTTATATATCCTCCAAATCTTACCGTCCAATAACTAAAATATTCTGGTATTGTTTTTCTCTGCTATTTTCCTTTTCAATAATCTGTCGTCAATTGAGGTATATAATTTGGTAAATGTTCTTCAAATTTACAGGATACTTCAAAAACATAGAGGCTACTCTGTCGACGATCGACAATGATGGTTGGCTGCATACTGGTGACATAGGTTACATTGATGAAGATGGTTACCTCTATATAAATGACCGCTTGAAAGAGATGATAAAGTATCGGGGATTTCAGGTACAATTTCTAGCATTTTGTATCATATAATGTTGGATGAAACACTACTATTCAGTTGAGTGGTGAAGATTTAAGGAAAAAATGgcttttctaattttctttaatctgaTGGTTAATTAAGGAGGCATTGTTATATTATGTATGCAAATTCTTCCTTTCCTTATTTTTCTTGTcagcaattttttttaaaaaaaaaaaatcaaagtggtTGCAGATTGATCGATTATCCATCACAGGGTGTTGCTTTTGCAGATTGCTCCTGCTGATTTAGAGGCTGTATTGACTTCCCATCCAGAGATAATTGATGCAGCAGTAACCGCGTAAGTTTTGCGAACTCAATGCAATTAATTAGTGAGTAGAGGACATTTGTGTAGGCATGGTGAGGAAGTGGTTAACATCATTGCTATATGATGTACCATAGCTTTGTCCTTTAGCAATATCAGTCTTTGAACTTTATGAAACACTTTgacaatatttgttaattttagCCACAAAAGTTCACTTCAAACCTGTCGATTTTTCTAATTAGCCATGGTTGCACTTTCTGCAATTCACAGTGCCACTGATGGAGAATGTGGAGAGATACCGGTGGCTTTTGTTGTTAGGAAGCAAGGAAGCAAACTTAACCATGGAGCTGTTATCGACTATGTGGCTAAGCAGGTGTcttttcccccccccccccctttcaTTTGAGTTCAGTTCATATGCACAGCGCACTTGCAGTCATTTTAATTATACAAATTTCTTTCGAGCAAATTTGGATACTTGTCgacatatatattttcttcttttcaggtTGCTCCTTATAAGAAGGTAAGAAAGGTGGCGTTTGTACAGTCAATACCAAAGTCCGCTGCTGGAAAGATCCTTCGACGAGTGCTCAGAAACTCCATCACTTCAAGCCTTTAAGACTTCTTTCTCAGGGAAAGTAAGATTTCAGATTTGCAGTAGCCCCAGAATAGTGTCTTGGCATGAAACAGAGATATGTAGTGGTGTTGTGAAGCAAATAGTCTATTGAAGTTAGCAAAATAACATGCAACACATACAAGTTTCTTGACCTAACTTTTAGGTAATTGGTATTGAAGTAACCATGTAACATAAGATTGTAACGACCACCAAAAAGAATTGGAGAATTTGAGCATTTTTTCAGTTGTGTTCTGATATCAAATGAAAGCCTTATTCAGTATTTTTCAGTTTCTGATATGTTGAGAGAGCATTTTCTCTACTTGACTAAGAACTTGCAAACTTATGCTGCATAGTAGAGAGGTGAACCAGTAAACTATTCAGCTCAAGAGACTTGTATGGTGCATCTAGTTGGTGCATCTATCAggtgaaaaataaaaacacctACTGATATCAGAATAAGGTTGTGTTGCAGGGCCAAAGAACATGGAGATGAGCAGATATGACGGTGTCAACAGCAAGAAACTGAGAGGGCATGGAGAAACAGAGAAAGCTTGGAAAAACAGGGATCCAAGAAGCTGCCGGTTTTTTGCCATGCCGCCGGTAGACGGTGTGATCTCGATATCGTGATTAAACCTCGAATTTTTGAGACATATACGGTATTTTGTTACCAAAAACCGTCGTTGCCACCGGTACACGGTTTGACCGGCGGCACGCCACGATTCTGAAAACTATGGTATGTTGTTACGATGAAAGATTAATTATGGTCACAATTTAATTACTGGCTACTGCCGTCACCTAATACCATCTACTACCACCATTACCACtaataaaaacttaaaaagatgAAACAAAGAATCTCTAGAAACTGATAGGACTGATAGGACCAGGACGTGATAAGGGAGGACTTTCCAAGTTGGAGCAATGGAGTCTGCAGCATATAACCTCCAATTATTAGCTCTTAACGAGGTTGTCGGTTCAATTTCCACTTCTGAGATCTgacaatatattttatattttaatattatttaaaactttttttttgtgcggTTCGTTACAATCCGTTATGAAGGAGGATAGTCACGTGAGTGAGGAAATTATCTGCTTTGGTCTCGACCCTTCCGCTTCTGTcgtccatacaaaaaaaaaaattaaaatcgaaaaattaaaaaaggggagctgtttttttttccctctttgaaTTCTCAACGTTTTCATTGCTTCTTTGCCCCAATGGCTTCCACTTTAGCCATACATCCATTCTTTTCTATCAATCACAAGCATTCAAGTTTTTCTTTCAAACCCAGCTCAAATGTGCGTAATATCTATGTAAAGAAGGCAACTTTTGCTCTCAAAGGATATCAAAACATTCATAAACGATGCCATCAGAGGAATTCTTTGGCACCCATTAGTGTTTTTGAGTCCAATATCTTGTTCTTACGAAGGGGTTATCAAGAAAGCGTCAATAGACGAAGAATTTCAATGAAAACAATGAGTGCAAGTAGTGGTAGCACCAGTTCTACTGCTTCACAAACTGTAAGACTTCCaaattttttgtgggttttttggCATTTATAATAATAGTTTCATTTTTTCAGTGATTGATGATTGGTGTGTGGAGGGTGTTTTTAGGTGTTGAAGGTCTTGCATTTACTTCTTTCGCTTGGGATTATACTTGCGATGGACAAATTCTTGAAAAAGGCCTTTGTTGCCGCCGCTATAAAGTTCCCAAGTGCACTGTTTGGTATGTTCTGCATATTTTCTATCTTGATGATTCTTGATGTTACTGTCCCTGCTGCTGCCACAAGCTTGATGAACTTCTTCGAGCCGGCTCTCTTGTTCATTCAGAGATGGCTTCCTTTGTTCTATGTTCCCTCATTAGTTGTCCTGCCTCTTTCTGTTAGAGATATCCCCGCCGCTTCAGGCGTCAAGATTTGCTTCATTGTAGGTATGCCCTTTGAGGTTTCACTCACTTTCAAGGACTTAAATTATTCATGAagctcttcattttttttttcggttataatttgattctttgaataATTTCTCGAAGTAGCTTAGCTCTTTAAATTTTGCTCAATATAAGAAGCTTATCGGATTCAAAGATATGATTATAAGGGAATTCCTTATTCCTGATCCTATTTAAACACATTTGAGATGAAAACTTTCTTTCTGATAAAAGACCTTGTTGttgttaagttcaaatttttgCTGTCAACTATACTTTTCCGCCTGTTTGGGTACGTCTATGGGTTTGTGCGGATAGAGAGAGGGATTTCCTCACACCACTGTTGGTTTCTGCAGCTGGAGGCTGGCTGGCTTCGTTATGTGTAGCGGGTTTTACAGCCATTGCAGTCAGAAAAGCTGTGAAGACGGAAATGATAGATGCTGAACCTATGTCAAAGCCACCCCCCTTTTCTTCCTTGGAGCTTTGGACATGGAGTGGTAGTTTTCTGATAGCATTTGCTGCTGCATTACTATATCCTACAGCATTGGGGACAAGTGCTAGAACGTGCCTTCCATTCCTTCTTGCGTCCACCGTGTTAGGCTACATAGTTGGTTCCCGGTAAATTTTCAGTTTCCTTCAATTAGCATTTTCATAACAACCCATATCTTGGTTAGTTCTAGATGGTAATAGCTTCAATATATGTCTTTCGCTTATTCATTTAGGTTCCCGTCTGATGTCAAGAAGGTTTTCCATCCAATCATCAGCTGCGCCCTATCTGCAGATTTGGCAGCAttggcatttggctacctttcCAAATCTGGACTTGATCCTGTTCTAGGTAATGCTTCATCATCAAATCTTACTCGCGCACTCTCCACATGAACGGGATATTAATGTCTGCGATTCTTCACAAACTGTTATCAATGTAAATGTAATTCATTCAGATCaagatatctatatatatgctgGTTGTGGCTAAGCTAATTTGATATAAACAGGATACTATCTTACAAAGATGTCATCTAATCCTGGAGCCGGCGATGTGCTAATGGGGTTTTTG
Protein-coding regions in this window:
- the LOC120016430 gene encoding 4-coumarate--CoA ligase-like 6; the protein is MKPHFPDWYSPETGICHSKHPSVLLPNDPFLDVVSFIFSHQHHGLSALIDSSSGFSISYSKLFPLVNSVASGLRKMGVSQGDVVLFLLPNSIYFPIVFLGVLYLGAIVTATNPFSSVQEIEKQATDCNVCFAFAVKENLIKLKASGIPAVIVPENVDSEPNEFSAFYELIYGNFDPTPMPLIRQQDTAAIMFSSGTTGVSKGVVLTHRNFIAAVELFVRFEASQYEYSSSKNVYLAVLPMFHIYGMTLFVTGLLSLGTSVVVMRKFDVDEMVKAIDKYRITHFPTVPPVLIALTKRVKSVCGNLCKSLKQVSSGAAPISGKDIEEFVQTLPHVDFIQGYGLTESTAVGTRGFNTEKCRKYSSIGLLAPNMQAKIVDSVTGASMPPGSCGELCLWGPGTMKGYFKNIEATLSTIDNDGWLHTGDIGYIDEDGYLYINDRLKEMIKYRGFQIAPADLEAVLTSHPEIIDAAVTAATDGECGEIPVAFVVRKQGSKLNHGAVIDYVAKQVAPYKKVRKVAFVQSIPKSAAGKILRRVLRNSITSSL
- the LOC119979939 gene encoding plastidal glycolate/glycerate translocator 1, chloroplastic yields the protein MASTLAIHPFFSINHKHSSFSFKPSSNVRNIYVKKATFALKGYQNIHKRCHQRNSLAPISVFESNILFLRRGYQESVNRRRISMKTMSASSGSTSSTASQTVLKVLHLLLSLGIILAMDKFLKKAFVAAAIKFPSALFGMFCIFSILMILDVTVPAAATSLMNFFEPALLFIQRWLPLFYVPSLVVLPLSVRDIPAASGVKICFIVAGGWLASLCVAGFTAIAVRKAVKTEMIDAEPMSKPPPFSSLELWTWSGSFLIAFAAALLYPTALGTSARTCLPFLLASTVLGYIVGSRFPSDVKKVFHPIISCALSADLAALAFGYLSKSGLDPVLGYYLTKMSSNPGAGDVLMGFLGSVILSFAFSMFKQRNLVKRHAAEIFTSVILSTLFSLYSTALIGRLVGLEPTLTVSILPRCITVALALSIVSFFDGANSSLTAAVVVVTGLIGANFVQATLDKLQFRDPIARGLATASSAHGLGTAALSAKEPEALPFCAIAYALTGIFGSLICSVPAVRQSLLAIVG